A single Flavobacteriales bacterium DNA region contains:
- a CDS encoding diphthine--ammonia ligase, protein MKPKALFNWSGGKDSTFCLHQLMQSEEFEITTLLTSVNTHFDRISMHGVRVDLLEKQAASIGLPLRKLELPESPNMQEYEELMTVALKEIMKDGVTHSIFGDIFLEDLKEYREKQLAKIGLEAVFPIWKRPTVKLVREFIDLGYKSVIVCHNSKYMDESFSGRLIDYDFLKDLPEVVDPCGENGEFHSFVYDGPIFKEPINFEIGEKVYKEYKKTKVTTDSKDSYHTKHEEEVSNFGFWFCDLIGK, encoded by the coding sequence AGGCCCTATTTAATTGGAGTGGAGGAAAGGATTCCACATTTTGTTTGCATCAACTAATGCAGAGTGAAGAGTTCGAAATAACTACTTTGCTTACAAGTGTTAATACTCATTTTGATAGAATATCTATGCATGGAGTTCGCGTGGATCTGTTAGAAAAACAAGCAGCAAGTATTGGATTACCACTTCGGAAATTAGAGCTTCCTGAGTCTCCCAATATGCAAGAGTATGAGGAATTGATGACTGTTGCATTAAAAGAAATAATGAAAGACGGAGTAACCCATTCCATCTTTGGTGATATTTTCTTGGAAGATTTAAAAGAGTATAGAGAGAAGCAATTAGCGAAAATTGGATTAGAGGCAGTTTTTCCGATATGGAAAAGGCCTACAGTTAAGCTGGTAAGGGAATTTATAGACCTTGGCTATAAATCCGTTATCGTATGTCATAACAGTAAGTACATGGATGAAAGCTTCTCGGGAAGGTTAATAGATTATGATTTTTTAAAAGATTTACCGGAAGTTGTTGATCCTTGTGGTGAAAATGGAGAGTTCCATTCGTTTGTTTATGACGGGCCTATTTTTAAAGAACCAATTAATTTCGAAATAGGGGAGAAGGTCTATAAAGAATACAAAAAAACAAAGGTGACAACCGATTCAAAAGATTCATACCACACAAAGCACGAGGAGGAGGTATCTAACTTTGGCTTTTGGTTTTGCGACCTTATTGGCAAATAG